A genomic stretch from Setaria viridis chromosome 1, Setaria_viridis_v4.0, whole genome shotgun sequence includes:
- the LOC117840517 gene encoding beta-1,2-xylosyltransferase XYXT1 isoform X2: MKAFTKLWPALAESKLAIGVFAGLFVGAVVLFSVPPQFPLHGANVLLRGSPGNGGAGSRADETNGPAQPPLDFTADMSAEAPAPTKQAQEKEATSSPKNSTGKEIAPISVLPPLKPICDLSDRRYDGCEMWGDARTASGANKSSVYFIPPPSQLATAAAATWSIRSQSRKMIGVREVTVRSLDLSSLHEAPDCTVRRSVPAVVFALGGLTFNYWHAFSDVLVPLFTTARAFGGEVDLVATGAQAWFLSKYRRVLGALSKYEVVDLDADGEVRCYPHLIVGLRGHRDFDIDPARAPNNYDMRAFRLFVRGAYSLPPPTAPLPWRSSGGKKPRLMIILRRSTRRFVNEDAIVGAIERAGFEAVRMEPTAAAGMDAVSREVDACDSLVGAHGAGLTNMVFMRTGAVVVQVIPWGKMEPYGEGFFGAPAAHMGIRHVSYSVAAEESTLYDKYGKEHPVITDPDVFYRNGSNARLYWREQNIRLNTTRFAPTLEMVKRMLRE; encoded by the exons ATGAAGGCCTTCACGAAGCTATGGCCGGCGCTCGCGGAGAGCAAGCTCGCCATCGGGGTGTTCGCCGGCCTGTTCGTCGGGGCGGTGGTCTTGTTCTCTGTTCCGCCGCAGTTCCCGCTCCATGGCGCTAACG TTCTCTTGCGGGGCTCGCCGGGAAACGGCGGTGCAGGTTCGCGGGCGGATGAGACGAACGGTCCTGCACAGCCGCCGCTAG ATTTTACAGCCGATATGTCAGCAGAAGCTCCAGCACCCACAAAGCAGGCCCAGGAAAAAGAAGCCACGAGTTCTCCTAAAAATTCCACTG GTAAAGAAATTGCACCGATCTCCGTTCTACCTCCTCTGAAGCCAATCTGCGACCTCTCCGACCGGCGTTACGACGGCTGCGAGATGTGGGGTGACGCGCGCACGGCGAGCGGCGCCAACAAGTCGTCGGTCTACTTCATCCCACCGCCGTCgcagctcgccaccgccgcggcagcCACCTGGAGCATCCGCTCGCAGTCCCGCAAGATGATCGGCGTCCGCGAGGTCACCGTCAGGTCCCTCGACCTGTCGAGCCTCCACGAGGCGCCCGACTGCACCGTCCGCCGGAGCGTGCCGGCCGTGGTGTTCGCGCTCGGCGGCCTGACGTTCAACTACTGGCACGCCTTCAGCGACGTGCTGGTCCCGCTCTTCACGACGGCCCGGGCCTTCGGGGGCGAGGTCGACCTCGTCGCCACCGGTGCCCAGGCCTGGTTCCTCAGCAAGTACCGGCGCGTCCTCGGGGCGCTCTCGAAGTACGAGGTGGttgacctcgacgccgacggcgaggtGCGCTGCTACCCGCACCTCATCGTCGGCCTCCGCGGCCACCGCGACTTCGACATCGACCCGGCGCGCGCCCCGAACAACTACGACATGCGCGCCTTCCGCCTGTTCGTCCGGGGCGCCTACTCCCTACCGCCACCAACCGCTCCGCTCCCATGGAGATCGTCCGGCGGCAAGAAGCCCCGGCTCATGATCATTCTCCGGCGATCGACGCGGCGGTTCGTGAACGAGGACGCCATCGTCGGCGCGATCGAGCGGGCCGGGTTCGAGGCGGTGCGCATggagccgacggcggcggcgggcatggaCGCGGTGTCGCGCGAGGTGGACGCGTGCGACTCGCTCGTGGGGGCGCACGGCGCCGGGCTGACCAACATGGTGTTCATGCGCACGGGTGCCGTGGTGGTGCAGGTGATCCCGTGGGGGAAGATGGAGCCCTACGGCGAGGGGTTCTTCGGCGCCCCGGCGGCGCACATGGGGATCCGGCACGTCTCGTACAGTGTCGCCGCCGAGGAGAGCACGCTGTACGACAAGTACGGCAAGGAGCACCCGGTGATCACCGACCCCGACGTGTTCTACAGGAACGGCAGCAACGCGAGGCTGTACTGGCGGGAGCAGAACATCCGGCTCAACACCACCAGGTTCGCGCCGACGCTCGAGATGGTGAAGCGGATGCTGCGAGAATGA
- the LOC117840517 gene encoding beta-1,2-xylosyltransferase XYXT1 isoform X3 yields MKAFTKLWPALAESKLAIGVFAGLFVGAVVLFSVPPQFPLHGANVLLRGSPGNGGAGSRADETNGPAQPPLADMSAEAPAPTKQAQEKEATSSPKNSTGKEIAPISVLPPLKPICDLSDRRYDGCEMWGDARTASGANKSSVYFIPPPSQLATAAAATWSIRSQSRKMIGVREVTVRSLDLSSLHEAPDCTVRRSVPAVVFALGGLTFNYWHAFSDVLVPLFTTARAFGGEVDLVATGAQAWFLSKYRRVLGALSKYEVVDLDADGEVRCYPHLIVGLRGHRDFDIDPARAPNNYDMRAFRLFVRGAYSLPPPTAPLPWRSSGGKKPRLMIILRRSTRRFVNEDAIVGAIERAGFEAVRMEPTAAAGMDAVSREVDACDSLVGAHGAGLTNMVFMRTGAVVVQVIPWGKMEPYGEGFFGAPAAHMGIRHVSYSVAAEESTLYDKYGKEHPVITDPDVFYRNGSNARLYWREQNIRLNTTRFAPTLEMVKRMLRE; encoded by the exons ATGAAGGCCTTCACGAAGCTATGGCCGGCGCTCGCGGAGAGCAAGCTCGCCATCGGGGTGTTCGCCGGCCTGTTCGTCGGGGCGGTGGTCTTGTTCTCTGTTCCGCCGCAGTTCCCGCTCCATGGCGCTAACG TTCTCTTGCGGGGCTCGCCGGGAAACGGCGGTGCAGGTTCGCGGGCGGATGAGACGAACGGTCCTGCACAGCCGCCGCTAG CCGATATGTCAGCAGAAGCTCCAGCACCCACAAAGCAGGCCCAGGAAAAAGAAGCCACGAGTTCTCCTAAAAATTCCACTG GTAAAGAAATTGCACCGATCTCCGTTCTACCTCCTCTGAAGCCAATCTGCGACCTCTCCGACCGGCGTTACGACGGCTGCGAGATGTGGGGTGACGCGCGCACGGCGAGCGGCGCCAACAAGTCGTCGGTCTACTTCATCCCACCGCCGTCgcagctcgccaccgccgcggcagcCACCTGGAGCATCCGCTCGCAGTCCCGCAAGATGATCGGCGTCCGCGAGGTCACCGTCAGGTCCCTCGACCTGTCGAGCCTCCACGAGGCGCCCGACTGCACCGTCCGCCGGAGCGTGCCGGCCGTGGTGTTCGCGCTCGGCGGCCTGACGTTCAACTACTGGCACGCCTTCAGCGACGTGCTGGTCCCGCTCTTCACGACGGCCCGGGCCTTCGGGGGCGAGGTCGACCTCGTCGCCACCGGTGCCCAGGCCTGGTTCCTCAGCAAGTACCGGCGCGTCCTCGGGGCGCTCTCGAAGTACGAGGTGGttgacctcgacgccgacggcgaggtGCGCTGCTACCCGCACCTCATCGTCGGCCTCCGCGGCCACCGCGACTTCGACATCGACCCGGCGCGCGCCCCGAACAACTACGACATGCGCGCCTTCCGCCTGTTCGTCCGGGGCGCCTACTCCCTACCGCCACCAACCGCTCCGCTCCCATGGAGATCGTCCGGCGGCAAGAAGCCCCGGCTCATGATCATTCTCCGGCGATCGACGCGGCGGTTCGTGAACGAGGACGCCATCGTCGGCGCGATCGAGCGGGCCGGGTTCGAGGCGGTGCGCATggagccgacggcggcggcgggcatggaCGCGGTGTCGCGCGAGGTGGACGCGTGCGACTCGCTCGTGGGGGCGCACGGCGCCGGGCTGACCAACATGGTGTTCATGCGCACGGGTGCCGTGGTGGTGCAGGTGATCCCGTGGGGGAAGATGGAGCCCTACGGCGAGGGGTTCTTCGGCGCCCCGGCGGCGCACATGGGGATCCGGCACGTCTCGTACAGTGTCGCCGCCGAGGAGAGCACGCTGTACGACAAGTACGGCAAGGAGCACCCGGTGATCACCGACCCCGACGTGTTCTACAGGAACGGCAGCAACGCGAGGCTGTACTGGCGGGAGCAGAACATCCGGCTCAACACCACCAGGTTCGCGCCGACGCTCGAGATGGTGAAGCGGATGCTGCGAGAATGA
- the LOC117840517 gene encoding probable NOT transcription complex subunit VIP2 isoform X1, with translation MSGLLNSNLNSSASNLTDSTGRPFTASFSGQSGSIPGFHHSGLHNIHGSFNLPSMPGPLAQRNGAMSGLPSSGVQQPGGSISGRFTSNNLPVAMSQIPHAHSGVSGRGMNVGAGPAFSSSMSIGGNIQSLSSSLGAGGSRNSVPGMSVSPSLGNLGPRITSSVGNIVGGSNIGRNISSGGLSVPSIASRMNLSGNAASGSLNVQGSSRIMNGLLQQASPQLINMFGSSYPTSGGSLSQNQIQAGNNSLSSMGMLHDANDTAPFDINDFPQLTGRPNSAGGPQGQYGSLRKQGVGVNTIVQQNQEFSIQNEDFPALPGFKGNSSDYAMELHHKEQLHENVPVMQTQQYPMARSVGFNLGSSYPPNRQQHLQGANSVQNAGTQNIGLRPLSQTPSLASYDQLLQQYQQPQTQNHFRMQQMPSAAHSFRDQIQKIQGGPSPPDPYGLLGLLGVIRMNDAELVSLALGIDLTTLGLNLNSPDNLYKTFGSPWSNEPAKGDPDFHIPACYFSEQSSPLQQLLF, from the exons ATGTCAGGCTTGCTGAAT TCAAACCTTAATAGTTCCGCGTCAAATCTTACGGactcaaccggaagaccatttACTGCATCCTTTTCGGGTCAATCCGGATCAATTCCAGGCTTCCATCATTCTG GTTTGCACAACATTCATGGAAGTTTCAACCTTCCAAGTATGCCTGGACCACTTGCACAAAGGAATGGTGCAATGAGTGGCCTTCCATCCTCTGGGGTTCAACAACCTGGAGGGAGCATTTCTGGGAGATTCACTTCAAATAACCTTCCGGTTGCCATGTCTCAG ATTCCACATGCACATTCTGGTGTCAGTGGTAGAGGGATGAATGTTGGCGCAGGTCCAGCATTTAGTAGCAGCATGAGTATTGGTGGTAACATTCAAAGCTTATCCTCGAGCTTGGGCGCCGGTGGTAGTCGCAATTCTGTTCCTGGGATGTCAGTATCTCCATCTTTAGGAAACTTGGGTCCACGGATCACAAGTTCTGTAGGAAATATTGTAGGTGGAAGTAATATTGGAAGAAATATAAGCTCTGGTGGCTTATCTGTGCCAAGTATTGCATCACGGATGAATCTGAGTGGCAATGCTGCGAGTGGTAGTCTAAATGTGCAAGGATCCAGCAGGATTATGAATGGCCTGCTTCAGCAAG CATCCCCTCAGTTGATAAATATGTTTGGAAGTTCATATCCAACATCTGGAGGGTCATTATCACAGAACCAAATTCAAGCCGGAAATAATTCTCTAAGTTCTATGGGTATGTTGCATGATGCCAATGATACTGCTCCATTTGACATAAATGATTTTCCCCAATTGACTGGTCGACCTAATTCCGCTGGTGGTCCACAAGGACAATATG GATCATTACGCAAGCAAGGAGTTGGTGTTAATACCATTGTTCAACAAAACCAGGAATTCAGCATTCAAAATGAAGACTTCCCGGCTTTGCCTGGATTCAAAG GTAACTCTTCAGATTATGCTATGGAGTTGCATCATAAGGAACAACTTCACGAGAATGTGCCCGTAATGCAAACACAGCAGTATCCT ATGGCAAGGTCAGTTGGCTTTAATTTAGGAAGTAGCTACCCACCAAATCGTCAGCAACACCTGCAAGGTGCTAATTCA GTCCAGAATGCTGGAACCCAAAATATTGGACTAAGACCACTCAGTCAAACTCCTAGTTTGGCATCATATGATCAACTTCTGCAGCAATACCAGCAACCACAGACTCAAAATCATTTCAGGATGCAGCAGATGCCTTCAGCTGCACATTCATTTCGGGATCAGATTCAAAAGATTCAGGGTGGACCGTCACCACCTGACCCATATGGCTTGTTAGGATTACTGGGAGTTATAAGGATGAATGATGCTGAATTAGTATCTCTTGCTTTAGGAATAGATTTAACAACATTGGGTTTGAACTTGAATTCACCTGATAATCTATACAAGACATTTGGCTCACCCTGGTCAAATGAGCCAGCAAAAGGGGATCCTGATTTTCATATTCCAGCTTGCTACTTCTCCGAGCAATCTTCACCATTACAG CAGCTACTTTTTTAG